ATGTCCAGGTACTTCAGTTCCCCTGATATCCTGAGGATTCCGAACCTTTCAATGACCTTCTCAACGCAGAGTTCCATGAGTTTGGTGTCAACGAAGCTGTCTGTTTCACATACTATTGAGGATTTAGGACCTTTTAATTTAACTTCTGCATTAACATAAAGTTTTATGCCAAATGCTGAACCGTATCCTGTTGATATTGCATTTATTACTGTGGCAGAGCCGGGAGATCGGACTTTTGTGTTCAATAACATCACCATTGGCATTCAATAAAATTTATATCTAAATTTATATGCTGTAACTTCATATGATCTGGATCATGAGTTTGAGATCCTCATTCTATTTGTTATGGTTAATAAATGAAGTATATGAGTAGGGGTTAATAATGATTTCCAGACCCTTTAATTGAATTGAAGATAAATATTCCAAACATCTTTCATGAAAAGGATTCTTTGAAACTTAAAACAATTTTCACCCCTAAAAATTCTTATTATTCTTGTTTTAAGTATTATTTGTACATTATGGTTCCTGTGGGTATTAAAGCCCCACCAAAATAACGATAAGAAGCAGTATGAGTACTCCAATAATTATGAGTCTGTTTATCTCCCCTTCTAATCCTTCTTTTCACCCATGAACTTAACTCTGTTTTTGATTTTATTTACATATTGGTTATATGAGTTGGGAATCATGACCTTCAAAAAAAATGCATAAAAAAAAGTTTGATATAATATTATATACATAAAAAAGGACTAATAAAAATAATGATGAAAGTATCACAGTTATCTTGAACATCTGAAGTGATAAACATGGATAAAAATACGAAAATAGTTTTAACAGTGATTGGTGGAGGATTAACTGTACTATTACTGCTTATGTTATCATTTGTTGCCTACGTTGGCAGTTCCGCCGATGGAAACCCCTTTGGAGACACAGTTGCAGTTATACCACTTCAGGGAGAGATTGGATATGGATCATCCAGTGTTCTCAGCAGTGAAGTTGCAACGCCTGAAACATTTAAGGATGAACTATCCCAGGCAGAGGAGGACAGTTCAGTGAGCGCAATCCTCGTTGAAGTTAACAGTCCCGGAGGAACACCAGTGGCCAGTGAAGAAATCATGGAGACAATTAAAGATTCTAAAAAACCTGTTGTTGTCTGGATAAGTGATGTTGGTGCTTCAGGGGCCTACCTTGCATCAACATCTGCAGATAAAATAGTGGCAAGTCCATCCTCCATGGTTGGAAGCATAGGGGTTATCATGGACATGACGGATCTCTCAGGCCTCTACCAGAAGCTGGGAATATACAAGTACTCCATAAAAGCCGGAGAATACAAGGACATGGGTGCAGATTACCGTAATTTAACATCTGAAGAAAGGAGTATGCTTCAGTCAATGGTGGATCAGGATTACGCCCATTTCATAAGTATCGTTGCAACCAACAGACATCTGAACGAAACCTACGTTGAAAGTGTTGCAGGGGGAAAAATATATACAGGCACACAGGCTAAAGATTTAAAGCTTGTAGATGATACTGGTAGTAAGGAACATGCACTGGATCTTGCAGCCCGGCTGGGTGGAATAGAAGGTGAGTACAACGTGGAAACCATAACCCCACCTACAAACTTTGAAGACATACTCAGCAGTGTTTCATCAAGCTTAGCCTATTCCCTTGGTAAAGGAATTGGAAGCAACCTGAAAGAAGGTGCAATTGAGTACATATTCCAATAGAAGTATATATTACCATTGCATTCATTTAATGTTGTGTTAAATGAGGTTAAAAAAGAGGTGAAAGATATGGTAGTTAAAGTTGAAGTGTTTACATCCCCATCCTGTCCCTACTGTCCAATGGCAGTTGAACTTGTAGAAGAAGTTAAAAAGGATATGGGTGGCGAGTTGGAAGTGGAAAAAATCGACATATCCATCAACCAGGAAAAAGCAGTTGAATACGGATTAATGGCCGTACCTGCAATCGCCTTAAATGGTGTTGTAAAATTTGTGGGTGCACCAAGTAAGGAAGAACTTGTAGCAGCCATCAAAGAAGAAACTGGATAAAAACAAACTGGGATTCTGAAGAGTCCCTATTTTTTTATCTCATGATACCAAAAATTTGCTAATCCCTTAAATACTATTTTTTTTAAAGTAACTGTATGGAAAAGAGAGAGATGGCCCATTACCATCTTCCCATTCATGAGGAAGAATACGGGATCACAACAGGCAGCGCTGCAACAGGAGCTGCCCTTGCAGCACTTCTATCCATAAAGAAGGATGTGAAGGTTGTGAAGATCCAGACCCCCATCACCCAGCTGGATATAGAGGTGGAAAGCTCCCAGAAGCTAACTGAAACATCTGGAAGGGCTTCAGTGATAAAAAGGCCCTACAACGACCCTGATGTTACAAGAAACCTTGAATTCTTTGCAGACCTGACCCTGAAAAAAGAGCAGGGAATAACTGTGGAGGGTGGTGATGGTGTTGGAAGGGTTACAAAACCAGGACTCCAGGTTCCAGTTGGAGAGGCAGCAATCAATCCTGTTCCACGTGATATGATACAATCCAACCTCCAAAGGGTTCTTGATAAGGAATTTCCTGGTTACAGTGGTGCTGAAGTTATTATATCAGTTCCAGAGGGCAGGGAAACTGCGAAAAGGACCATGAATTCCCGTCTTGGAATTGTTGATGGAATTTCCATACTTGGAACAACTGGTATTGCCCGTTCAATGTCAGTTGAAAGTTACAGGAAATCCTTCAAGTGTCAGATGGATGTTTCCCTGGCTGAGGGCTATGATGAACTCATCTTCGTACCAGGCAACATTGGTGAAAAACTTGCAATGAAACTTCTGGATGTTCATGAGGATGAGGTGGTTCAGATGAGCAACTTCGTGGGTTACATGCTCTCTGAAGCAGAATCAGCAGGTGTTAATAGGATCACACTCTTTGGACATGCAGGCAAGCTCATCAAGATCGCTGCAGGCATATTCAACACCAAGCACAGTGTTGCAGACGGCAGGCGTGAGGTCATAATGGCACATGCAGCTCTTCAGGGTGCAGGTTGTAAAGTTGTGAGGAAGATATTTGATTCCAACACAACCGAGGAAATGATAGACGTTCTCAATGAATTTAACATGGTTCTCCCTGTTTTCAACAGCATTGCAGATTCAATTAAAGACATCTGCAGTGCCAAGTATCAGATGGACTTCGATGTGGTGATACTGAGGATGGATGGGACCGTGCTGAACGAAAACCATGCTATAAGGGTTAAGTCTGTGGAGGATCCCTGAATTTATCCTACCTATACCAAGTTTTCATTTTTTTATTTTTAGATTATATCCTGGGATTCAAAGATCACCTGGTTTTAGCCTACTGGATTCAGATATCCCTAATTTTTATGATAAATTTTATAAGATACATTATAAAAGGATAAGATTGAAACATTTACAACAAGATTCATTATATAAGAAAAAATACTGATTCAAGAAAAATCTTCAAAATTTTTTGGTTAACTATTAGTTAACCATTCCTGATCAATTTTTAGAGTTGGAGGTGCATTACATGGGTGAAAAAACGTTTACACATCTTACAGAGGGTGGTGTTCACATGGTTGAGGTTGGAGACAAACCAGTTGTGAGGAGAACAGCCACTGCAAGGGGTAAAATCTATTTAAAAGAAAGTACTGTGGATCTCATTAAAAATGAGGAGATAAAAAAGGGTAACGTACTTACAACTGCACAGATAGCTGCCATCAGTGCCGTGAAATCAACCCATCACACCATACCCCTCTGCCACTCACTGAAAATAACTGGTATTGAAGTGGAATTCAACGTAGAACTTGACACCATAGGTGTAGAGGTCAGTGTCCGGTGCGATGGAAAAACAGGCGTTGAAATGGAAGCACTTACAGGAGTCAGTGTTGGACTTCTAACCATATGGGACATGGTTAAAAGTGTTGAAAAGGATGATGATGGCCAGTATCCATCAACGAAGATTTCAGACATCGAAGTTGTGAGGAAGGAGAAGGTGGGACTTTGAAGACCCATATTGCCCTTCTTCTCCTGGCCATGATACTGGTTTCAATGGTTGGTGCAGGTGCTGGATACGCATCCCTGAGAAACAGCAGAAACAGAAGCTCTGATATTGCAGTTGATGATCAGGACCTGATCCAGGAATTCCAGCTATCCAAATCTCCACTTGTGAATTTTCTGCCCCTTGGCATTCACATACCTAAAGCCGGGCAGATAATGCAGATATTTATTCTAGGTTCCCTACTTGGCTTGAGCTGGGTTATGGCCAGAAGGGGAGATATGGAGTTTTAAAAAAGCTCGACACATCAATTGTCATAAAGCTTCAAATTTTTTTAAAGATGTTTATGGAATAAAAATTATCAGCCCATAGGATTTGATCACCATGGAAACTATAAATAAGGAAATCAGAGAGATTATAAAGGATTCTTATCCAAATATAAAGGAGTTGAACCCTGCACAGAAGGCTGTGGTTGATTCTGGATATTTGAAGGAGGACACCAACTACATCATTGCCATTCCAACTGCCAGTGGAAAAACCCTTCTGGGAGTTATGGCCGCCCTCAACACAGTGCTGAAGGGAGGTAAAGCAGTTTATGCCGTGCCCCTTATATCCATCCAGAACGAGAAGGTTAAGGAGTTCAAGGAATTTGAAAAGTTCGGTATCAAAGTTGGGAAGCATCCTTCATCCTCTGATATTGCTGTTATGGTTTTTGAATCCTTCGATGCAGTGACACGTTTTTCATGGAACACCCTGCGTGAGGTTGACCTTCTCATCATCGATGAATTTCACATGATAGGGGAGTACTCAAGGGGTCCAACCATTGAATGTGCAATAACCCGTTCAAGGATATTGAACCCTGGTATGAGGATGGTTGCACTTTCAGCAACACTGCAGAACATGCCTGAGCTTTCCTCATGGATGGATGCACATGTTGTTCAGCATGATTACCGTCCTGTTCCACTCTACAAGGATGTGCTCACAACCGAGGAGATGGGACTTAAAAACAAAAATGATGTGATCCTCAAGATACTGAACACTTCCATGGAGGAAGAATCCCAGGCCCTTGTGTTTGTATCCACACGGAGATTCACTGAATCCCTTGCAAACCATATTTCAGGAAAGATAAAACGGAAAATATCCCCTGAAAAGAGGAAGGCCTTTAAGGAGGTTGCAGACAAGATACTGGACGTTCCCAAAAGGAGGGGAACCCTTCCAACTGCTGTTTGCCTGAAGCTTGCAGAGTGTGTTGAGAATGGAGTGGCCTTCCACCATGCTGGTTTATTTGACAAGCAGAAGGAGATCATTGAGGATGAGTTTCGTGCAGGAAACCTCCTCATGATCACCGCAACCCCCAGTTTGATGTACGGTGTGAACCTCCCATCTAAAAACGTTGTTATACGTGATTACACCCGCTGGACAGGGCAGGGACCCCAGCCCATACCTGTCTTTGACTACGAGCAGATGTCAGGAAGGGCTGGAAGGCCAGGCTACGATGATGAGGGATACTCTTACCTCATTGCCAAGAGTGTTGATGAAGCCTTCAACCTCAAGGAGCATTACATCTACGGGGAAATAGAAACAACGAATTCCAAACTTATAGAGAACAAGGATGCTGTTTACAAGCAGATAATAACCCAGGTGGCATCAACCCTTGCAAAGAATCCTCAGGAAATACTCCAGTTCTTCAACACCACCTTCTACGGATTTCAAATGTCTAACAACGAGTATTTATCCGCATTTTCATCTGATTCCATGGAGTACGAGGTGAATGAGGCCCTTGAATTTCTCATGCAGAATGGGATAATCCGTGCAACCCCTGATGGGCTTAAGGCAACTGACTTTGGAATGCTCATCGCCAAAAGCAACTACACAGTTGAGACAGCTGTTAAACTGAGGGAATTTGCACGTTCAGGTGATATTGAATCCAGCAAACTCCTCTACGAAATTTCAAGAACCCCTGATATTCCTGTTATTTCATTTAAAGGCCGTAAGAGTAAGGATCCTGTGAGGGAGAGGCTGAGCAAGGCAGGGATATTTGCAGTTGACATGGGACTGTCCGAGGCCACAGCTGCAACCCTCATGGAGTGGCTGGACGAGCGCAGTGAGTACGAGATAGAGAATGCATTCAATGTCTACGCTGCATCAACCAGGAGAACATCCTACGAAGCATCACTCCTTGTGAAGTTCTTCAGGAGGATATGTGAGGTTATGGGAATTTACACAGGTCTTGACCAGCTAGACCTCCTTTCTGCAAGGCTTTACTACGGTGTTAAGGAGGATCTTGTGCCCATGGTCCTGTCCATTAAACGTCTTGGCCGTAGAAGGGCACGTGCCCTTGTTGATGCCTTCGGAACGGATCTTCGATACGTTTCACGTGAGGAGCTTCTGCGTATTGAGGGCATAGGTCCTAAAACTGCTGAATCCATACTTAAATGGTGCAGGGAATGAAATTCAACTTTGACAAACCACTTAAGCAGGTTGAGCTTGTTGAGATGCTTAAAAATGAGGCAGATGAAATTTCAGTAAGGGACATAATGGAAATTTACACTGAGATGAACAGGGAAGGAAAGTACGTTCAGAAGAGCTACCATGATGAGTACATCAAATTCTACATCAAATCCTATCTAAAATATTTAAAAGATTTAAAAACCGATGAAACTCCCTACAGCTCCTATGTGGATATGGAAAAGTTACGAAACACCGTGGACCATCTGGAAAGCCTGTTTGAGCGCCATGAAAAATATTCAAAGCCCCGTTTAAAAAAGGTGCTTTACGTAACAACCCTTTACCCAACCTTCGTACTGGAAGAACCAATACACATCATAGGATCACAGTTTCCCGGAGGTTTAAAGGTTAAAAAAGAGGGTGAAACCTACTTGTGTCCTGTAAAAGAGAAACAGGAAGAAAGCCCAAATGCCCTCTGCAAATTCTGTATTGCAGAGCAGGACGAGGATGTTTGAAAGTTAGGTTACTTATAATAAGTTGGAATCATTAAATTATTGAAATTGATTTTATAATAAAAACGTGG
This genomic stretch from Methanobacterium aggregans harbors:
- the sppA gene encoding signal peptide peptidase SppA; translated protein: MDKNTKIVLTVIGGGLTVLLLLMLSFVAYVGSSADGNPFGDTVAVIPLQGEIGYGSSSVLSSEVATPETFKDELSQAEEDSSVSAILVEVNSPGGTPVASEEIMETIKDSKKPVVVWISDVGASGAYLASTSADKIVASPSSMVGSIGVIMDMTDLSGLYQKLGIYKYSIKAGEYKDMGADYRNLTSEERSMLQSMVDQDYAHFISIVATNRHLNETYVESVAGGKIYTGTQAKDLKLVDDTGSKEHALDLAARLGGIEGEYNVETITPPTNFEDILSSVSSSLAYSLGKGIGSNLKEGAIEYIFQ
- a CDS encoding MJ0307 family thioredoxin, whose protein sequence is MLNEVKKEVKDMVVKVEVFTSPSCPYCPMAVELVEEVKKDMGGELEVEKIDISINQEKAVEYGLMAVPAIALNGVVKFVGAPSKEELVAAIKEETG
- the cbiD gene encoding cobalt-precorrin-5B (C(1))-methyltransferase CbiD, with translation MHEEEYGITTGSAATGAALAALLSIKKDVKVVKIQTPITQLDIEVESSQKLTETSGRASVIKRPYNDPDVTRNLEFFADLTLKKEQGITVEGGDGVGRVTKPGLQVPVGEAAINPVPRDMIQSNLQRVLDKEFPGYSGAEVIISVPEGRETAKRTMNSRLGIVDGISILGTTGIARSMSVESYRKSFKCQMDVSLAEGYDELIFVPGNIGEKLAMKLLDVHEDEVVQMSNFVGYMLSEAESAGVNRITLFGHAGKLIKIAAGIFNTKHSVADGRREVIMAHAALQGAGCKVVRKIFDSNTTEEMIDVLNEFNMVLPVFNSIADSIKDICSAKYQMDFDVVILRMDGTVLNENHAIRVKSVEDP
- the moaC gene encoding cyclic pyranopterin monophosphate synthase MoaC, encoding MGEKTFTHLTEGGVHMVEVGDKPVVRRTATARGKIYLKESTVDLIKNEEIKKGNVLTTAQIAAISAVKSTHHTIPLCHSLKITGIEVEFNVELDTIGVEVSVRCDGKTGVEMEALTGVSVGLLTIWDMVKSVEKDDDGQYPSTKISDIEVVRKEKVGL
- a CDS encoding DEAD/DEAH box helicase codes for the protein MITMETINKEIREIIKDSYPNIKELNPAQKAVVDSGYLKEDTNYIIAIPTASGKTLLGVMAALNTVLKGGKAVYAVPLISIQNEKVKEFKEFEKFGIKVGKHPSSSDIAVMVFESFDAVTRFSWNTLREVDLLIIDEFHMIGEYSRGPTIECAITRSRILNPGMRMVALSATLQNMPELSSWMDAHVVQHDYRPVPLYKDVLTTEEMGLKNKNDVILKILNTSMEEESQALVFVSTRRFTESLANHISGKIKRKISPEKRKAFKEVADKILDVPKRRGTLPTAVCLKLAECVENGVAFHHAGLFDKQKEIIEDEFRAGNLLMITATPSLMYGVNLPSKNVVIRDYTRWTGQGPQPIPVFDYEQMSGRAGRPGYDDEGYSYLIAKSVDEAFNLKEHYIYGEIETTNSKLIENKDAVYKQIITQVASTLAKNPQEILQFFNTTFYGFQMSNNEYLSAFSSDSMEYEVNEALEFLMQNGIIRATPDGLKATDFGMLIAKSNYTVETAVKLREFARSGDIESSKLLYEISRTPDIPVISFKGRKSKDPVRERLSKAGIFAVDMGLSEATAATLMEWLDERSEYEIENAFNVYAASTRRTSYEASLLVKFFRRICEVMGIYTGLDQLDLLSARLYYGVKEDLVPMVLSIKRLGRRRARALVDAFGTDLRYVSREELLRIEGIGPKTAESILKWCRE
- a CDS encoding DUF2115 family protein, with the translated sequence MKFNFDKPLKQVELVEMLKNEADEISVRDIMEIYTEMNREGKYVQKSYHDEYIKFYIKSYLKYLKDLKTDETPYSSYVDMEKLRNTVDHLESLFERHEKYSKPRLKKVLYVTTLYPTFVLEEPIHIIGSQFPGGLKVKKEGETYLCPVKEKQEESPNALCKFCIAEQDEDV